DNA from Anaerobaca lacustris:
TGACCCAGTTGGGCGGCAGTTTCCAGTCCATCGCTGCGGGGAGTTAGGTCACCATGATCCATATCTTCAATCTCTCAGCCGGACCGCTGGTCCTGATCGTGCGGCTGATCGACGTGTATCTGTTTGTCGCCTCGGTGCGACTACTGCTGGAGCAATTCGAGGGGGCCAGCGTGCTGGCTGCCTGCCGGACGCTCCAGCGGTTCACGGACCCGCTGCCTCGGGCCCTTCATACGTGGCTGACCCGCCGCAGGAGGAGGCCACCCCCCACTTGGGCGGCCTGGCTGATCGTCTTTCTCAGCGGGCTGGCCCTGCGATATCTGGTGCTGGCCATTATCCTGACCGGATTTTGACAACCTTTGCACTAAGGAGATATGCCATGTCTATCACAGCCCCACTTCCCAGACTCCCTGTCAAGGAGTTCACCGCCGCACGCGGCGTCAAGGCCGCCGTCTGGCGACATGACTTCGAGCAGGACGGCCGGACCTTTGCCCGGTACTCGGTCCGCCTCCAGAAAAGCTACCGCGACAAGAGCGGCGCCTGGCAGACCACTCAGTACTACGACCGAGAAGACCTGCCCCACATCGTCCTGGTCACAAACAAGGCCTTCGAGTTCATCAGCCTCAAAGAGTCGCAGGACGCGCCCGATGACGAGAATCTCCCTCTATAGAAAGAAGGTCATCACGCCATCCGAATGCCTCGTATCGGTCGGGTCGAGGTTCACGGTCTTCTTGCCGTGGACCTCCCCGGCCGGTGCGTTCATCTCAGGCCGCCCGGACCTCACTTGTGGCGGACGGATTGATCCCGTTGATGATCGTCACCGCTGTCCTGCGGATCCGCTCCAAAGATCGAAGCAGGGTCTGTTTGTCGCCATCATAGAGATGGATGTAATCGCGCGACGAATCCATCGCATCCAGCCCGATTGCGTGGCTGACCACGAAGGCTACAGCCTCAGCCTCGAGTTCCCGAACGACCTTGCTCGCCGGACGATCGCCATCGCCCTGGTGCAGCATCTCGTGAGCCAGTTCATGGACCAGTGCGGAAAATTGTTCGGGCAACGCCAGATCCGCTTTCAGCAGGATCGTTCCGCCTTGGGATACGCCAATGGCCCCACCCAGCCTGTGCTCGTACTTCAGCTCAATCCCCAGAGACGCCGTGTAGGCCCGCAATCGGGTGATCCATTCGCCAGGGTCGCCCTCGACGGCCGCCCACGAATCCAGCGGCTCCCCGTCGGTCTGGCTGATGTCGAACACACACGCCCCGCGGAAGGCAACAACCGTTTCTTCCTCGTCCTCCTCGTCTTTGCACCGACGAACGATCGGCGCCAGGATCCGGATCCCCCGTTCACCGCGTCGGACCCGACGCCCCAACCGTTGCCAGGCCCGGTAGCCGGCCACGCGCGTCGCCTCCGGCTTCTGTCGGGCAATGAGGATCTGGTTGCCC
Protein-coding regions in this window:
- a CDS encoding ArdC-like ssDNA-binding domain-containing protein, translating into MKMDGAEIRKVSEEALEQLAAALEQGKSETLKRYLAVMAKFTHYSLGNQILIARQKPEATRVAGYRAWQRLGRRVRRGERGIRILAPIVRRCKDEEDEEETVVAFRGACVFDISQTDGEPLDSWAAVEGDPGEWITRLRAYTASLGIELKYEHRLGGAIGVSQGGTILLKADLALPEQFSALVHELAHEMLHQGDGDRPASKVVRELEAEAVAFVVSHAIGLDAMDSSRDYIHLYDGDKQTLLRSLERIRRTAVTIINGINPSATSEVRAA